GGGTGAACTGCCAGATAACCTGATGCCGCTGTACAGCACCATCCGCGATACCCTGCCGGCTGCCTGGCGCGGCCTGCCCGGGGCGGTGATCGCACTGGGCGACTCCAGCTACGGCGACACCTACTGCGGTGGCGGCGAGCAGATGCGTGAACTGTTTGCCGAGCTGGGTGTGCACGAAGTGCTGCCGATGCTGCGCCTTGACGCCAGCGAGACCGTGACCCCTGAAGCTGATGCCGAGCCGTGGCTGGCTGAGTTGGCCCAAGCGTTGAAGGCCTGAACATTCAGTTGCGTTGGCGTCCATAGCCGTGACCATTCGTGCCAGTGACTCGCTCGGTCATCAAGCTGGCTGGCAACGCAAGTTTCACCGCAAAGGCTGCTGACTAGACTTCACCTCGACATAGAGAGCACATGAAAGTGCCGAGGTGACATGCAATGACCGCAGCCTTGCCCTATTCCTTCATCACCCTCCAACCGGGACGACTCTGATGCCTTTGGCCGAGATTCCATTGCGCGTCTGGCGTACCCGGGGACAAAGTTTTTCATTCCGGGGCCAGAGCATCCGCTACTGGACCGCAGGGCAAGGAGAGCCTCTGCTTCTGTTGCATGGATTCCCGACAGCCAGTTGGGATTGGCATTTCCTCTGGGCGCCGCTGGCACAGCGCTTCAAGGTCGTGGCATGTGACATGCTCGGCTTTGGCGACTCGGCCAAACCGCTCAATCATCATTACAGCCTGATGGAGCAGGCCGACCTGCAACAGGCGCTGCTGCGCCATCTGCAGGTCGACCAGCCGGTGCACCTGCTGGCCCATGACTACGGCGGCAGCGTGGCTCAGGAGTTGCTGGCGCGGCACCATGAACTGCGCGCCGACATTGCCAGCTGCGTATTCCTCAACAGCGGGCTATTCCCGGAGGCAGGCCAGGTGTTGCTGGTGCAGCGACTGTTGCTCAGCCGCCTGGGCTGGCTGGTAAGCCGCTCGTTCGGGCGGGATGACCTGGTGCGCAATGTTTCCCAGATTTACGGGCCCTGCACGCACCCCAGCGAAAGTGCGCTGGATGACTGCTGGAGCCTGGTTGCCGCCAACCGAGGTACACGCATCCTGCACAAGCTGATGGGCTACCTGCCGGAGCGTGTCCGGCACCGGGAACGTTGGGTTGGGGCCTTGCTGCATGATGAAGTGCCGCTGCGTTTCATCAACGGTGTGGTCGACCCGGTTTCCGGGGCGCGTATGGTCGAGCGCTATCGGCAACTGGTGCCTAACCCCGACACCATTCAACTGCAGGGTATCGGCCATTACCCGCACACCGAAGCACCGGTACAGGTGCTGCGCCACTACCTGGCGTTCCGTGAACAGCCTTTGAGCTACCTGCCCC
The genomic region above belongs to Pseudomonas sp. PSKL.D1 and contains:
- a CDS encoding flavodoxin, with translation MKVAIISGSVYGTAEEVARHAESLLKAAGFEAWHAARATQQDLEGFAPQALLAVTSTTGMGELPDNLMPLYSTIRDTLPAAWRGLPGAVIALGDSSYGDTYCGGGEQMRELFAELGVHEVLPMLRLDASETVTPEADAEPWLAELAQALKA
- a CDS encoding alpha/beta fold hydrolase, which produces MPLAEIPLRVWRTRGQSFSFRGQSIRYWTAGQGEPLLLLHGFPTASWDWHFLWAPLAQRFKVVACDMLGFGDSAKPLNHHYSLMEQADLQQALLRHLQVDQPVHLLAHDYGGSVAQELLARHHELRADIASCVFLNSGLFPEAGQVLLVQRLLLSRLGWLVSRSFGRDDLVRNVSQIYGPCTHPSESALDDCWSLVAANRGTRILHKLMGYLPERVRHRERWVGALLHDEVPLRFINGVVDPVSGARMVERYRQLVPNPDTIQLQGIGHYPHTEAPVQVLRHYLAFREQPLSYLPQKVAWS